From Oscillatoria sp. FACHB-1406, the proteins below share one genomic window:
- a CDS encoding pentapeptide repeat-containing protein has product MRQANLEGATFEGANLARADFHCGAGSCTDLDNTNFKNANLAGADFRAVGFTVVEEIGLPNVDFTGADLSGANFEGASLKGALLDGAKLCKTTLPDGKISNRNC; this is encoded by the coding sequence ATACGACAAGCTAATTTAGAAGGGGCAACCTTTGAGGGAGCAAACTTAGCTCGGGCCGATTTTCATTGTGGTGCGGGAAGTTGTACTGACTTAGACAACACGAACTTTAAAAATGCCAATCTCGCGGGAGCCGATTTTCGCGCGGTTGGATTTACCGTTGTGGAAGAGATTGGCTTACCCAACGTTGATTTTACGGGGGCAGATTTGAGTGGGGCAAATTTTGAGGGGGCAAGCTTAAAGGGAGCTTTGCTGGATGGCGCTAAACTTTGCAAGACTACCTTGCCCGATGGAAAAATTTCAAACCGAAATTGCTAA
- a CDS encoding GNAT family N-acetyltransferase — translation MDTDEMRAFTFLDAQPINFLELTLESERLRLVPISEQFASDIFREFTPEVTKYMSPSPPQEISETQHFITETRRWMEIGNNLVFAILSKQTEEFLGCCGLHGRGKIDKPELGIWLKKSAHGHHYGREAIRTLVDWGWQHLDLDCMIYPVDRQNIPSAKIPQSLGGKPIEESKLETQNGEILDLIVYQIARNKTD, via the coding sequence ATGGATACCGATGAAATGAGAGCGTTTACTTTCCTTGACGCTCAACCGATAAACTTTCTCGAGCTTACCCTGGAAAGCGAACGATTGAGATTAGTCCCCATCTCCGAACAGTTCGCGAGCGATATTTTCCGGGAATTTACCCCTGAAGTGACGAAGTATATGTCACCTTCTCCGCCTCAAGAAATTTCTGAAACCCAGCATTTTATTACGGAAACTCGTCGCTGGATGGAGATTGGTAACAATTTAGTCTTCGCTATCTTATCCAAGCAAACTGAGGAATTTTTAGGCTGTTGCGGTTTGCATGGCAGAGGTAAAATTGATAAGCCAGAACTCGGTATTTGGCTAAAAAAAAGCGCCCACGGCCACCACTACGGGCGGGAAGCGATTCGCACCTTGGTTGATTGGGGCTGGCAGCATCTCGATCTTGATTGTATGATTTATCCCGTCGATCGCCAAAATATCCCAAGTGCTAAGATTCCTCAATCTTTAGGGGGAAAGCCGATTGAGGAATCGAAGCTCGAAACACAAAATGGTGAAATTTTAGATTTGATAGTCTATCAAATCGCTCGAAATAAGACCGATTAA
- the clpB gene encoding ATP-dependent chaperone ClpB produces MQPTDPSLFTESAWEAIVKSQDIARQFKSQQLEVEHVIIAVLEGEGVAQTICARANIDVLRAVQQLEAFANRQPRAVNVTQLYLGRGLDTLLDRAEASRNSWQDKLISVEHLLLGFAEDDRIGRQLLKKFNLDPQDLEAIIKSARETQKAAETTQAETEAAEEKYQALEKYGRDLTEQAKEGKLDPVIGRDEEIRSVIQVLSRRLKNNPVLIGEPGVGKTAIAEGLAQRIVNGDVPESLKNRRLISLDMGSIIAGAKYRGEFEDRLRGVLREVTQSDGHIVLFIDELHVVVGAGAGSQGAMDAGNLLKPMLSRGELRCIGATTLDEYRKHIEKDPALERRFQQVYVKQPSVEDTISILRGLKERYELHHGVRITDSSLVAAATLSHRYISDRFLPDKAIDVVDEAAARLKMEITSKPVELEVIDRRLMQLQMEKLSLEGEGKTSTSTVSATQDRLSRIEQEISELQSKQESLSSRWQNEKQMLEAISSLKEEEEQLRLQIEQAERAYDLNRAAQLKYGQLETLQEDIAAKESELLALQAQGLALLREEVTEADIAEIIARWTGIPVTRLLESERQKLLRLEDHLHQRVIGQGEAVSAVAAAIRLARAGMKDAGRPIGSFLFMGPTGVGKTELARALAVLLFDSEEAMIRLDMSEYMEKHTVSRLVGAPPGYVGYEEGGQLTEAVRRRPYAVVLLDEVEKAHRDVFNILLQILDDGRVTDSQGRTVDFRNSIIVMTSNIGSQYILETLMEDGEGKPVEEDENYEKMRSRVLDALRSHFRPEFLNRIDDLIIFHTLRRDELRSIVTLQLQRIQKLLSEQKIVLELTEAAMDRIVEAGYDPVYGARPLKRAIRRELEQPMSTKILENAFGEGDTVVIDCRENALVFEKKEAANVIPTKTTKKAKSPVPVPTTVEVVAESIES; encoded by the coding sequence ATGCAGCCAACCGATCCGAGTTTATTTACCGAGTCAGCCTGGGAAGCGATCGTCAAATCGCAGGATATCGCGCGTCAATTCAAAAGCCAGCAACTCGAAGTCGAACACGTCATCATCGCTGTTCTTGAAGGCGAAGGCGTTGCCCAAACCATTTGCGCCCGCGCCAACATTGACGTATTGCGCGCCGTCCAACAACTCGAAGCTTTCGCCAACCGCCAGCCCCGCGCCGTTAACGTCACTCAACTTTACCTCGGACGCGGACTCGATACCCTCCTCGATCGCGCCGAAGCCTCCCGCAACAGTTGGCAAGATAAACTAATCTCAGTCGAACATCTCCTCCTCGGTTTCGCAGAAGACGATCGCATCGGCAGACAACTCCTCAAAAAATTTAACCTCGATCCCCAAGATCTCGAAGCGATTATCAAATCCGCCCGCGAAACCCAAAAAGCCGCCGAAACCACCCAAGCGGAAACCGAAGCCGCCGAAGAAAAATATCAAGCCCTCGAAAAATACGGGCGCGACCTCACCGAACAAGCCAAAGAAGGTAAACTCGATCCCGTCATCGGGCGCGATGAAGAAATTCGTAGCGTCATCCAAGTCCTTTCCCGCCGCCTCAAAAATAACCCCGTCCTCATCGGCGAACCCGGAGTCGGGAAAACCGCCATCGCTGAAGGACTCGCCCAACGCATCGTCAACGGCGACGTTCCCGAATCCCTCAAAAACCGCCGCCTGATCTCCCTCGATATGGGCAGCATCATCGCTGGTGCGAAATACAGGGGCGAATTTGAAGACCGTTTGCGCGGCGTGCTGCGGGAAGTTACCCAATCCGACGGTCATATCGTCCTGTTTATCGACGAACTGCACGTTGTCGTTGGTGCGGGGGCTGGCAGTCAGGGGGCGATGGATGCGGGCAACTTGCTTAAACCGATGCTTTCGCGCGGGGAACTGCGTTGCATCGGCGCGACGACGTTAGATGAGTATCGCAAGCATATTGAAAAAGACCCCGCCCTCGAGCGCCGCTTCCAACAGGTTTACGTCAAACAGCCCAGCGTTGAGGATACGATCTCGATTTTGCGCGGACTGAAGGAACGCTACGAACTTCACCACGGCGTAAGGATTACCGATTCTTCCCTAGTGGCTGCCGCTACACTCTCCCATCGTTATATTAGCGATCGCTTCCTCCCCGATAAAGCGATCGATGTCGTCGATGAAGCTGCCGCCCGCCTGAAAATGGAGATTACCTCCAAACCCGTCGAACTCGAAGTCATCGACCGCCGCTTGATGCAATTGCAGATGGAGAAACTCTCCCTCGAAGGCGAAGGCAAAACCTCCACTTCCACCGTTTCCGCCACACAAGACCGCCTCAGTCGCATCGAACAGGAAATTAGCGAACTGCAAAGCAAACAAGAAAGTCTCTCTTCTCGCTGGCAAAATGAAAAGCAGATGCTCGAAGCTATTAGCAGCTTAAAGGAAGAGGAAGAACAACTGCGCCTGCAAATCGAGCAAGCAGAACGCGCTTACGACCTCAACCGCGCCGCCCAGCTTAAATACGGTCAACTCGAAACCCTCCAGGAAGACATCGCCGCCAAAGAAAGCGAACTCCTCGCCCTGCAAGCGCAAGGATTAGCCCTGCTGCGCGAAGAAGTCACCGAAGCCGATATCGCCGAAATTATCGCCCGTTGGACGGGCATTCCCGTGACGCGCTTGCTGGAATCGGAACGCCAAAAATTATTGCGTCTGGAAGATCACCTGCACCAACGGGTTATCGGTCAAGGAGAAGCCGTTTCTGCCGTCGCCGCCGCCATTCGTTTGGCGCGGGCGGGGATGAAGGATGCGGGAAGACCGATTGGTTCGTTCTTGTTTATGGGGCCGACGGGCGTGGGCAAAACCGAACTGGCGCGCGCCCTTGCCGTGTTGCTGTTTGACAGCGAAGAAGCGATGATTCGGCTGGATATGTCCGAATATATGGAAAAACATACGGTTTCGCGCTTGGTGGGCGCGCCGCCGGGATATGTGGGCTATGAGGAAGGCGGACAGTTAACCGAAGCCGTGCGCCGCCGTCCTTATGCGGTGGTGCTGCTGGATGAAGTGGAGAAAGCACACCGGGATGTTTTTAACATTTTATTACAAATCCTTGACGACGGTCGCGTTACGGACTCTCAAGGGCGCACGGTGGATTTCCGCAATTCTATTATCGTGATGACGAGCAATATCGGCTCGCAGTATATTTTAGAAACGTTGATGGAGGATGGGGAAGGGAAGCCGGTTGAAGAGGATGAGAATTATGAGAAGATGCGATCGCGCGTTTTGGATGCCTTGCGCAGTCATTTCCGCCCGGAGTTCCTCAATCGCATCGATGATTTGATTATTTTCCATACCTTGCGTCGGGACGAATTGCGATCGATTGTGACGTTGCAACTTCAACGGATTCAAAAGTTACTTTCCGAGCAAAAGATTGTCCTCGAATTAACCGAAGCGGCGATGGATCGTATCGTCGAAGCGGGTTACGATCCGGTGTACGGCGCGCGCCCCCTCAAACGAGCAATTCGACGCGAATTAGAGCAGCCGATGTCTACAAAAATTCTTGAAAATGCCTTTGGGGAAGGGGATACAGTCGTTATTGATTGTCGGGAGAATGCGCTTGTTTTTGAGAAGAAAGAAGCGGCGAACGTAATTCCGACTAAGACGACTAAGAAAGCAAAATCTCCAGTGCCAGTCCCGACAACGGTTGAGGTTGTGGCTGAGAGTATTGAATCTTAA
- a CDS encoding HlyD family efflux transporter periplasmic adaptor subunit: MLALLACTNCLETPAVPVAAPAERDRGSEQQTSVKHRPTDARNPSGIGSPETIATPPETSQKAKAKLPQAADNLQEVSTQSARSKLALGSVGAPVLQLQSKLQKLGYYSGDLDSRYGEKTRSAVEAFQKAQGLPQDGVVGAKTWLRLSGGKTPTTATPFNSQAFVKSQAATPTNPPKAIAKSKITTASLFGLLVFFSAGLGVVAVMRKYGTVAQLQTALAGDFPYPVERRGNGLFDEPEEIEEFEQPVMLQQSPVLPNAIAWTLIGLALFGLTWASVAKIEQVVPARGQLKPQGAVKEIQAPTSGVVKQVFVKDGQHVKAGDLLVSFDPTAPKAESESLRKVRASLVAENEFYRRILASSSPIQVRPTDIALAPEVLSLAKNRAALLAENQLLRSRLNGGNGAGADADERSRLAVANAEFQARQQSAALAVAQLEQELSKNQAQLADSRTRLATDEGVLQNIAARNRLAVANAQKSLEIDKTILGRIEPLVEEGAIARVQYDRQLQEVTQRSSTLLNESSQGQIQYNRQLQEVQTRKAEIAQLQAEQKRLRFNIAQSQAEAIDKTSTIQKDILDTISANKQKLADLDSQMNKTILENQKSLAEIDSKISQTELSLKYQDLRAPVDGTIFDLQSRDAGFVADTSKTLVKIVPDDSLVAEVFITNKDIGFVRENMKADVRIESFPYSEYGQISGKVISVGSDALPPDNTHQTYRFPAKIKLDEQALDVNRRKVSLQSGMAVDVNIKIREDRRVISLLTDLFTKNIESLENIK; encoded by the coding sequence ATGCTAGCCCTACTCGCCTGCACGAACTGTTTAGAAACTCCTGCCGTACCTGTTGCTGCACCCGCAGAACGCGATCGCGGTAGCGAACAACAAACTTCAGTCAAACATCGCCCAACAGACGCTCGCAACCCCAGCGGAATCGGCAGCCCGGAAACGATCGCGACTCCGCCGGAAACAAGCCAGAAAGCTAAGGCAAAGCTACCCCAAGCAGCGGACAATTTGCAAGAAGTTTCTACGCAGTCCGCTCGCTCGAAACTCGCACTCGGCAGCGTTGGCGCTCCCGTACTGCAATTACAATCAAAATTGCAAAAACTTGGTTATTATTCGGGGGATTTAGACAGTCGCTACGGCGAAAAAACGCGATCGGCGGTTGAAGCGTTTCAAAAAGCACAAGGCTTGCCGCAAGATGGCGTGGTTGGGGCGAAAACTTGGCTGCGTTTGTCTGGCGGTAAAACGCCTACTACAGCGACTCCTTTTAATTCGCAAGCTTTTGTTAAAAGTCAAGCCGCAACACCTACTAATCCGCCTAAAGCGATCGCGAAATCGAAAATTACGACGGCATCTTTATTCGGCTTGCTCGTCTTCTTTTCGGCGGGATTGGGCGTAGTCGCGGTGATGCGGAAGTATGGAACCGTGGCGCAGCTTCAAACGGCGCTGGCGGGCGATTTCCCCTATCCGGTGGAACGACGGGGTAACGGTTTGTTCGACGAACCGGAGGAAATCGAGGAATTCGAGCAACCCGTGATGCTGCAACAGTCTCCGGTGCTGCCAAACGCGATCGCTTGGACGCTAATTGGCTTAGCACTGTTCGGGCTAACCTGGGCTTCTGTCGCCAAAATCGAACAGGTGGTTCCGGCGCGGGGACAACTCAAGCCTCAAGGAGCCGTCAAAGAAATCCAAGCACCAACTAGCGGTGTTGTCAAGCAAGTTTTTGTTAAAGACGGGCAGCACGTCAAAGCGGGCGATTTGTTGGTGAGTTTCGATCCCACCGCACCCAAGGCGGAGTCGGAATCATTACGAAAAGTTCGCGCCTCCTTAGTTGCGGAAAACGAGTTCTACCGTCGGATTTTGGCTTCTTCGAGTCCCATTCAGGTGCGCCCGACGGATATTGCGCTTGCGCCGGAAGTGCTGTCCCTGGCGAAAAATCGCGCCGCGCTGCTCGCGGAAAATCAATTGTTGCGATCGCGCCTCAATGGGGGTAACGGCGCGGGGGCGGATGCAGACGAACGCTCTCGCCTCGCCGTTGCCAATGCCGAATTTCAGGCGCGCCAGCAATCAGCAGCCCTCGCTGTGGCACAGTTAGAGCAAGAATTAAGTAAAAACCAAGCCCAGCTTGCCGATTCTCGCACGCGCTTAGCGACCGATGAAGGCGTGTTGCAAAATATTGCCGCCCGCAATCGTTTAGCCGTTGCCAACGCGCAAAAAAGCCTGGAGATCGATAAGACGATTTTGGGGCGCATCGAACCCTTAGTCGAAGAAGGTGCGATCGCGCGCGTTCAATACGATCGCCAACTCCAAGAAGTCACGCAGCGTTCCAGCACTTTACTCAATGAAAGCAGTCAGGGGCAAATTCAGTACAATCGCCAACTCCAAGAAGTACAAACGCGCAAAGCAGAAATCGCGCAACTTCAAGCCGAACAAAAACGTCTTCGTTTTAATATCGCTCAAAGTCAGGCTGAAGCCATTGATAAGACTTCTACCATCCAAAAAGATATTTTGGATACCATTTCTGCTAACAAACAAAAATTAGCAGACCTGGACAGTCAAATGAACAAAACGATTCTGGAAAATCAAAAAAGTTTAGCAGAAATTGATAGCAAAATAAGTCAAACTGAGTTATCATTGAAATACCAGGATTTGCGAGCGCCAGTCGATGGTACCATCTTCGATCTTCAATCCAGGGATGCCGGTTTTGTAGCTGACACGAGCAAAACTTTAGTCAAGATTGTTCCCGATGATAGTTTAGTTGCAGAAGTCTTTATCACCAATAAAGACATTGGATTTGTTCGCGAAAATATGAAAGCTGATGTCCGCATCGAATCTTTCCCTTACAGCGAATACGGACAGATTAGCGGCAAAGTAATTTCCGTGGGTTCCGATGCACTACCGCCGGACAATACTCATCAAACTTATCGATTTCCAGCCAAGATTAAATTAGACGAACAAGCGCTCGATGTAAACCGCCGCAAAGTTTCCCTGCAATCGGGAATGGCAGTCGATGTCAACATCAAGATTCGCGAAGATCGGCGAGTGATTAGTTTATTGACAGACCTGTTTACTAAAAATATCGAAAGCTTGGAAAACATTAAGTAA
- a CDS encoding membrane protein insertion efficiency factor YidD, which yields MSLRRRNAIDSLAIAAIGVYQRHLSPRKGFACAYRVLHNRDSCS from the coding sequence GTGAGTTTAAGGCGGCGGAATGCGATCGACAGTTTAGCGATCGCGGCGATTGGGGTTTATCAGCGCCATCTCTCCCCCCGTAAGGGTTTCGCTTGTGCGTATCGCGTTCTCCACAACCGCGATTCTTGTTCTTAA
- a CDS encoding peptidase domain-containing ABC transporter yields MTTDETTIQDFLGHLPPFDRLPDQARTKVAKQLQLRTYSMGEEILVGTALPTEVLIIYQGYARLLGYDSKTRMPIALKLLQTGSMLGWTSLLRGVATETAIASTDVAALTLPASTFLKLLSKHSAIAQYFDQHASESEVFELFGQYLQGQAKKIPNALDLVQQACPDAVICNFPAGQTVLRNQLDANYLWFVSCGEVVALSESGATPAVYLPLDKSDFRIIGDRPARLLGILKSTSLEEAGIIQTLKPEIKKEQEESGIENEKTESENNREEEETSVQSLEFNLPREGEREQRRERRTEGERTSSVGKPSNSKTNYPFVRGRRGAIDISIACLTMVSQYFGVPLRREVMQRVLSDRLQGRDRPSLAVCGAVIELMGLHAQLMNVPARAAARIQAPALIGWKDSIAVLWEASDRGFILSDPKEGVLTYTPEEFAQHWNKTTRVLLIQAGKETPRQRFGWQWFLPSLHRYRKVLLLVLVSSFFVQLATLANPLIVQLIIDQVIVKGSFETLNTLGLFLLIVAIFEALLGSLRTYLFVDTTNRIDLTLGTRIIDHLLRLPLPYFEKRPVGELSSRINELENIRSFLTGTALTAVLDVIFSAIYIVVMIIYSWQLTIAGLATVPLFILLTWFFSPVIRQQLRAKAEQNAQTQSYLVEVLSGIQTVKAQNIEARSRSSWQSRYARYVSSGFKTVISSTTANSISNFLNKVSGLLVLWFGASLVLKGDLTLGQLIAFRIIAGYVTGPILRLGQLWQNLQETSLSLERIADIIDHNRESEKDRTNIPMPNIQGAVTYENVAFRFRSGERLQLDNVNLEIPAGQFVGVVGQSGAGKSTLTKLLVRLYDPEGGRILIDDYDISKVELYSLRQQIGVVPQETLLFDGTVEENIALTNPDATTDDIIQAAKIAVAHEFIMNLPNGYNTRVGERGSALSGGQRQRIAIARTILQYPRMLILDEATSALDYQTERQVCDNLARTFSDMTVFFITHRLGTVRNADRILVMDKGRVAESGNHDELMMMKGRYFVLSQHQEFVLG; encoded by the coding sequence ATGACGACTGACGAAACCACGATTCAAGACTTCCTGGGGCATCTTCCACCGTTCGATCGCCTTCCAGACCAAGCCCGCACTAAAGTTGCCAAACAACTGCAATTGCGAACCTATTCAATGGGAGAAGAGATTTTAGTCGGAACGGCTTTACCGACTGAAGTTTTGATTATTTATCAAGGTTACGCGCGCCTTTTAGGGTACGACTCTAAAACGCGAATGCCGATCGCGCTAAAGCTGCTGCAAACCGGATCGATGCTGGGTTGGACGAGTTTGCTGCGCGGTGTCGCGACAGAAACCGCGATCGCGTCTACGGATGTAGCAGCGTTAACTTTGCCCGCATCAACCTTTCTCAAACTCCTCTCCAAACATAGCGCGATCGCGCAGTATTTCGACCAGCACGCCTCGGAAAGCGAAGTTTTTGAGTTATTCGGTCAATATCTTCAAGGACAAGCCAAAAAGATTCCGAACGCGCTCGATCTCGTCCAGCAAGCTTGTCCGGATGCCGTTATTTGCAACTTTCCCGCCGGTCAAACTGTTTTACGCAATCAACTCGATGCGAACTATCTCTGGTTTGTAAGTTGCGGCGAAGTGGTGGCACTGTCGGAATCGGGCGCAACGCCTGCGGTTTACTTACCCCTGGATAAGAGCGATTTTCGCATTATCGGCGATCGCCCTGCCCGGTTGTTAGGAATTCTTAAATCGACCTCCTTAGAAGAAGCGGGTATCATTCAAACTTTAAAACCCGAAATTAAAAAAGAGCAAGAAGAATCGGGAATTGAAAATGAAAAAACCGAGTCTGAAAATAACCGCGAAGAAGAGGAAACTAGCGTTCAAAGCTTAGAATTTAACCTTCCACGGGAAGGAGAACGCGAACAGAGAAGAGAAAGACGCACTGAAGGAGAAAGAACGAGTTCGGTTGGTAAACCCTCCAATTCAAAAACGAATTATCCGTTTGTTCGAGGGCGACGGGGCGCGATCGATATCTCGATTGCTTGCTTGACAATGGTGAGTCAATATTTCGGCGTACCGCTGCGACGAGAGGTGATGCAGCGAGTTTTAAGCGATCGCTTGCAAGGACGCGATCGCCCTTCTTTAGCGGTTTGCGGTGCTGTTATCGAATTAATGGGGCTGCACGCCCAACTGATGAACGTTCCCGCACGTGCAGCGGCGCGCATTCAAGCCCCCGCTCTTATCGGTTGGAAAGATAGCATCGCCGTTCTTTGGGAAGCGAGCGATCGCGGTTTTATCCTCAGCGATCCTAAAGAAGGCGTTCTTACTTATACCCCCGAAGAATTCGCCCAACACTGGAATAAAACGACCCGCGTTCTCCTCATTCAAGCGGGAAAAGAAACGCCCCGACAGCGCTTTGGCTGGCAATGGTTTTTGCCCTCCCTACACCGATACCGTAAAGTCTTACTTCTCGTTTTAGTTTCCTCTTTTTTCGTTCAACTCGCAACCCTCGCTAATCCCCTCATCGTTCAACTCATTATCGACCAAGTTATCGTTAAAGGAAGCTTTGAAACGCTCAACACTTTAGGGCTATTTCTCCTTATCGTCGCCATTTTTGAAGCATTACTGGGAAGCTTGCGAACTTATCTCTTTGTCGATACGACTAATCGCATCGATCTTACCCTCGGTACGCGCATCATCGACCACTTATTGCGCCTGCCCCTTCCCTACTTTGAAAAGCGTCCTGTCGGCGAACTTTCCAGCCGCATTAACGAGCTTGAAAATATTCGCTCCTTCCTCACGGGAACGGCATTAACCGCAGTCTTAGATGTAATCTTTTCTGCCATTTACATTGTGGTGATGATTATCTATAGCTGGCAACTGACCATTGCTGGCTTAGCCACCGTTCCCCTCTTTATTCTGCTGACTTGGTTTTTCTCGCCCGTGATTCGCCAACAACTGCGCGCTAAAGCCGAACAAAACGCTCAAACGCAATCCTACTTAGTGGAAGTGCTATCGGGAATTCAAACCGTTAAGGCGCAGAACATTGAAGCGCGATCGCGTTCTTCTTGGCAAAGTCGTTACGCGCGTTATGTCAGTTCCGGATTTAAAACCGTTATTTCTTCTACGACGGCTAATTCTATCAGCAACTTCCTGAACAAAGTTTCCGGTTTATTGGTGCTGTGGTTTGGCGCTTCTCTCGTTCTGAAAGGAGATTTAACTCTCGGTCAATTGATTGCTTTTCGCATCATCGCCGGTTATGTCACCGGACCGATTTTACGGCTCGGTCAACTTTGGCAAAACTTACAAGAAACGAGCTTATCTCTTGAACGTATTGCTGACATTATCGACCACAATCGCGAATCAGAAAAAGACCGTACTAATATCCCGATGCCGAATATTCAGGGAGCCGTAACTTACGAAAATGTTGCCTTCCGTTTCCGCAGCGGCGAGCGCCTGCAACTCGATAATGTCAACTTAGAAATTCCCGCCGGTCAATTTGTTGGAGTTGTCGGTCAAAGCGGCGCGGGAAAAAGCACTCTGACTAAGCTATTAGTCCGATTATACGACCCTGAAGGCGGGCGAATTTTAATCGACGATTACGATATCAGTAAAGTCGAACTTTACTCGCTCCGCCAGCAAATTGGAGTCGTTCCCCAAGAAACATTGCTATTCGACGGAACGGTAGAAGAAAATATTGCCCTCACCAATCCCGACGCGACAACTGATGACATTATTCAAGCCGCAAAAATCGCCGTCGCTCACGAATTTATCATGAATCTTCCCAATGGTTATAACACGCGGGTTGGCGAAAGAGGTTCTGCCCTTTCTGGCGGACAAAGACAGCGAATTGCGATCGCGCGCACAATTCTTCAATACCCTCGAATGTTAATCTTAGATGAGGCAACCAGTGCATTAGACTACCAAACCGAACGTCAAGTTTGTGACAATCTAGCCCGCACATTTTCCGATATGACAGTCTTCTTTATTACCCACCGTTTAGGAACCGTGAGAAATGCCGACCGCATTCTTGTTATGGATAAGGGACGAGTAGCAGAATCCGGCAATCACGACGAACTAATGATGATGAAAGGACGCTATTTCGTTTTATCCCAACATCAGGAATTCGTACTGGGATAG
- a CDS encoding type II toxin-antitoxin system HigB family toxin, with amino-acid sequence MRILSSRILRKFCKSHPDVKKALKNWFYEASRANWRSPADIKAHRCSASILANNGVVFNIRGNNYRLMVKVHYKKGLIVIKFIGTHAEYDKVPMNGLLLA; translated from the coding sequence ATGCGAATTTTATCCTCCAGAATCCTCCGTAAATTCTGTAAATCTCATCCAGATGTTAAAAAGGCACTGAAAAATTGGTTTTACGAGGCTTCTCGTGCCAATTGGCGCAGTCCTGCCGATATCAAAGCCCATCGTTGCAGTGCTAGTATCCTTGCCAATAATGGTGTGGTCTTTAACATTCGAGGTAACAATTATCGGTTGATGGTTAAAGTTCACTATAAAAAGGGTCTTATCGTTATCAAGTTCATTGGCACTCATGCAGAGTATGACAAAGTTCCGATGAATGGCCTTTTATTAGCTTAA
- a CDS encoding GNAT family N-acetyltransferase, protein MSDELWMNSVFSLKLRLATLPDADRISVLSDRLGYPTTEAQMRERLQVLLRHDDHAIYVATTEDDRAIAWIHVHRCYLAIEPTSAFILGLIVDEEYRGCGAGRRLVECGEQWGKERGCDRIVVRSNIIRPAAHRFYQHLGYANIKQSMVFAKDLSVGAS, encoded by the coding sequence ATGAGTGATGAATTGTGGATGAACTCTGTATTCTCCTTAAAGTTACGTTTGGCGACATTGCCAGATGCCGATCGCATTTCGGTATTATCCGATCGCTTGGGCTATCCGACAACGGAGGCACAAATGCGAGAACGCCTTCAGGTTTTGTTGCGCCACGATGACCATGCTATTTATGTTGCCACAACCGAGGACGATCGCGCGATCGCGTGGATTCACGTCCATCGTTGCTATCTCGCGATCGAGCCGACCTCTGCTTTCATTTTAGGGTTGATTGTTGACGAGGAGTATCGCGGCTGCGGGGCTGGCAGAAGGTTAGTTGAATGCGGCGAACAGTGGGGAAAAGAGCGCGGGTGCGATCGCATTGTAGTGCGTTCTAACATTATTCGCCCAGCAGCGCACCGCTTCTACCAACATTTAGGCTATGCAAATATCAAGCAGTCGATGGTTTTTGCTAAAGATTTATCGGTCGGCGCATCGTAG